In a genomic window of Streptomyces roseoviridis:
- a CDS encoding HEAT repeat domain-containing protein encodes MTPEEQDLVMGLVFVPGKGRTRTLDEVLAHFGETDGRVLALRLLLDAMEREDADDVEMALIVKASAGAHAEEFLEPLTELFPAEWHRGHEGVVSALGKLRSPRTVPTLALASRWVPEHLDWDENRALAVKAIWALGAVPGPEAREVLEGLRDDENEIVRENALKQLARRGEL; translated from the coding sequence ATGACCCCTGAGGAGCAGGATCTGGTCATGGGCCTGGTGTTCGTACCGGGCAAGGGCCGGACGCGCACGCTGGACGAGGTGCTCGCCCACTTCGGCGAGACCGACGGTCGGGTCCTGGCGCTCCGGCTGCTCCTGGACGCCATGGAGCGCGAGGACGCCGACGACGTCGAGATGGCGTTGATCGTCAAGGCTTCCGCCGGCGCCCACGCCGAGGAGTTCCTGGAGCCGTTGACCGAGCTGTTCCCCGCCGAATGGCACAGGGGCCACGAGGGCGTCGTGTCGGCGCTGGGCAAGCTCCGCTCGCCCCGGACGGTGCCGACGCTGGCCCTGGCGAGCCGCTGGGTCCCCGAGCACCTGGACTGGGACGAGAACCGCGCCCTCGCCGTGAAGGCGATCTGGGCGCTCGGCGCCGTTCCCGGCCCGGAGGCGCGGGAAGTCCTCGAGGGCCTGCGCGACGACGAGAACGAGATCGTCCGCGAGAACGCGCTGAAGCAGCTCGCACGCCGCGGCGAGCTCTGA
- a CDS encoding catalase: MVQRVLTTESGAPVADNQNSATAGVGGPILLQDQHLLEKLARFNRERIPERVVHARGSGAYGFFEVTDDVTAYTKAAFLSEVGKKTELFLRFSTVADSLGGADAVRDPRGFAVKFYTEEGNYDLVGNNTPVFFIKDPIKFPDFIHSQKRDPFTGKQEPDNVWDFWAHSPEATHQVTWLMGDRGIPASYRHMNGYGSHTYQWTNEAGEAFFVKYHFKTNQGIRCLSAEQAAEVVGKDANSHQTDLLQSIERGVNPSWTLYVQIMPAAEAADYRFNPFDLTKVWPHADYPLQRVGRLVLDRNPDNVFAEVEQAAFSPNNFVPGIGPSPDKMLQGRLFAYADAHRYRLGVNHTQLPVNAPKATVADNYGRDGFMATRNGSRHDKNYEPNSYSGPRQTDVPLSAPLAIHGWTGTHAAPQHTKDDDFFQAGELYRLMSEDEKARLVANIAGGLSQVSREDIIEKNIAHFAAADPEYGRRVEEAVRALRED, encoded by the coding sequence ATGGTCCAGCGAGTGCTTACGACCGAGTCCGGCGCGCCCGTCGCCGACAACCAGAACTCCGCCACCGCCGGCGTCGGTGGCCCGATCCTGCTCCAGGACCAGCACCTGCTGGAGAAGCTCGCGCGCTTCAACCGCGAGCGCATCCCGGAGCGCGTGGTGCACGCCCGTGGTTCCGGTGCGTACGGCTTCTTCGAGGTGACCGACGACGTCACGGCCTACACCAAGGCCGCCTTCCTCTCCGAGGTCGGCAAGAAGACCGAGCTGTTCCTGCGCTTCTCCACCGTGGCCGACTCGCTCGGCGGCGCGGACGCGGTCCGCGACCCGCGCGGCTTCGCGGTGAAGTTCTACACCGAGGAGGGCAACTACGACCTCGTCGGCAACAACACCCCGGTGTTCTTCATCAAGGACCCGATCAAGTTCCCCGACTTCATCCACTCCCAGAAGCGCGACCCGTTCACGGGCAAGCAGGAGCCGGACAACGTCTGGGACTTCTGGGCGCACTCCCCCGAGGCGACGCACCAGGTGACCTGGCTGATGGGCGACCGCGGCATCCCCGCCTCGTACCGTCACATGAACGGCTACGGCTCGCACACCTACCAGTGGACCAACGAGGCGGGCGAGGCCTTCTTCGTCAAGTACCACTTCAAGACGAACCAGGGCATCCGCTGCCTCTCCGCCGAGCAGGCCGCCGAGGTCGTCGGCAAGGACGCCAACTCGCACCAGACCGACCTGCTCCAGTCCATCGAGCGCGGCGTGAACCCGTCCTGGACCCTCTACGTCCAGATCATGCCCGCCGCCGAGGCCGCGGACTACCGCTTCAACCCCTTCGACCTCACCAAGGTGTGGCCGCACGCGGACTACCCGCTGCAGCGCGTCGGCCGGCTGGTCCTCGACCGCAACCCGGACAACGTCTTCGCCGAGGTCGAGCAGGCCGCCTTCTCCCCGAACAACTTCGTCCCGGGCATCGGCCCCTCGCCGGACAAGATGCTCCAGGGCCGCCTCTTCGCCTACGCGGACGCCCACCGCTACCGCCTCGGCGTCAACCACACCCAGCTGCCGGTCAACGCCCCCAAGGCGACCGTGGCCGACAACTACGGCCGGGACGGCTTCATGGCCACCCGCAACGGCTCGCGCCACGACAAGAACTACGAGCCCAACTCGTACTCCGGTCCGCGCCAGACCGACGTCCCGCTGTCCGCGCCGCTCGCCATCCACGGCTGGACCGGCACCCACGCGGCCCCGCAGCACACCAAGGACGACGACTTCTTCCAGGCCGGTGAGCTCTACCGCCTGATGTCCGAGGACGAGAAGGCCCGCCTGGTCGCCAACATCGCCGGCGGCCTGTCGCAGGTCTCCCGCGAGGACATCATCGAGAAGAACATCGCCCACTTCGCCGCCGCCGACCCCGAGTACGGCCGGCGCGTCGAGGAGGCCGTCCGCGCCCTGCGCGAGGACTGA
- a CDS encoding thiamine-binding protein, giving the protein MRLRVEFTTEPFDLDEAPAHAVVAREVIQSAQLDAVDVGPFGNTAEGRADEVLTAVDALLRKSLAAGATRVSLQVNVLGDGGGDAIDEGEK; this is encoded by the coding sequence GTGCGTTTGAGAGTGGAGTTCACGACCGAGCCGTTCGACCTCGACGAGGCCCCGGCGCACGCGGTCGTGGCGCGTGAGGTCATCCAGTCGGCCCAGCTGGACGCGGTCGACGTCGGGCCCTTCGGGAACACGGCGGAAGGGCGCGCCGACGAGGTGCTCACCGCGGTGGACGCCCTGCTGCGGAAGTCCCTGGCGGCCGGCGCCACCCGCGTCTCGCTCCAGGTCAACGTGCTCGGTGACGGTGGCGGCGACGCGATCGACGAGGGGGAGAAGTGA
- the uraD gene encoding 2-oxo-4-hydroxy-4-carboxy-5-ureidoimidazoline decarboxylase encodes MTSGTTPGLTRFNTSAEGDALAALHEVCSSSAWGSKILAQRPYATAEALFLASDAAMAELTAEDLAEAMAGHPPIGRPKAGDPTSSREQSGMAGASAELKAEMLELNLAYQEKFGHVFLICATGRTGEQMRDAIRIRIENSPEQEREIVRTELGKINRIRLTRLVETEEEN; translated from the coding sequence GTGACTTCAGGTACGACACCGGGCCTCACCCGGTTCAACACCTCGGCGGAGGGCGACGCCCTCGCGGCGCTCCACGAGGTGTGCTCCAGCTCGGCGTGGGGGAGCAAGATCCTCGCCCAGCGCCCGTATGCCACCGCCGAAGCCCTCTTCCTCGCCAGCGACGCCGCCATGGCCGAACTGACCGCCGAGGACCTGGCCGAGGCGATGGCGGGCCACCCGCCGATCGGTCGTCCGAAGGCCGGGGACCCGACCTCCTCCCGCGAGCAGAGCGGGATGGCCGGCGCCTCCGCGGAGCTCAAGGCCGAGATGCTCGAACTGAACCTGGCCTACCAGGAGAAGTTCGGCCATGTCTTCCTCATCTGCGCCACCGGCAGGACCGGCGAGCAGATGCGCGACGCGATCCGGATCAGGATCGAGAACTCGCCCGAGCAGGAGCGGGAGATCGTCCGCACCGAACTGGGCAAGATCAACCGCATCCGCCTGACCCGTCTCGTAGAGACCGAGGAAGAGAACTGA
- the pucL gene encoding factor-independent urate hydroxylase yields MPTILGQNQYGKAENRVVKITRDGATHHIKDLNVSVALSGDLDDVHLTGSNANCLPTDTTKNTVFAFAKEYGIESAEQFGIHLARHFVTSQEPIKRARIRIEEYAWERIASSDANSKFIGSDEVNHSFVRKGQETRVTQITYDGQKWEVISGLKDLVVMNSTNSEFWGYIKDKYTTLQEAYDRILATQVSGRWRFNWTDDDQRMPNWERSYEQTRKHMLEAFAETYSYSLQQTLYQMATRIINHRAEIDEVRFSLPNKHHFLVDLEPFGLKNDNEVYYAADRMYGLIEATVLRDGATAQIPVDMTNL; encoded by the coding sequence ATGCCCACGATTCTCGGCCAGAACCAGTACGGCAAAGCAGAGAACCGCGTCGTCAAGATCACCCGCGACGGCGCCACCCACCACATCAAGGACCTGAACGTCTCCGTCGCCCTCTCCGGTGACCTCGACGACGTCCACCTCACCGGCTCCAACGCCAACTGCCTCCCCACCGACACGACGAAGAACACCGTCTTCGCGTTCGCCAAGGAGTACGGCATCGAGTCCGCCGAGCAGTTCGGCATCCACCTCGCCCGCCACTTCGTGACGAGCCAGGAGCCGATCAAGCGGGCCCGGATCCGGATCGAGGAGTACGCCTGGGAGCGGATCGCCAGCTCCGACGCCAATTCCAAGTTCATAGGCTCGGACGAGGTCAACCACTCCTTCGTCCGCAAGGGCCAGGAGACCCGCGTCACCCAGATCACCTACGACGGCCAGAAGTGGGAGGTCATCTCCGGCCTCAAGGACCTGGTCGTCATGAACTCCACCAACTCGGAGTTCTGGGGCTACATCAAGGACAAGTACACCACCCTCCAGGAGGCGTACGACCGCATCCTGGCCACCCAGGTGTCGGGCCGCTGGCGGTTCAACTGGACCGACGACGACCAGCGCATGCCCAACTGGGAGCGGTCCTACGAGCAGACCCGCAAGCACATGCTCGAAGCCTTCGCGGAGACGTACTCGTACTCGCTGCAGCAGACGCTCTACCAGATGGCCACGCGGATCATCAACCACCGCGCGGAGATCGACGAGGTCCGCTTCTCGCTGCCGAACAAGCACCACTTCCTGGTCGACCTCGAGCCCTTCGGTCTGAAGAACGACAACGAGGTCTACTACGCCGCCGACCGCATGTACGGCCTCATCGAGGCCACCGTCCTCCGGGACGGCGCCACGGCGCAGATCCCGGTCGACATGACCAACCTCTAA
- a CDS encoding 2-hydroxy-3-oxopropionate reductase codes for MSNLPSIAWIGLGIMGSPMSENLIKAGYSVTGYTLEQDKLDRLAKAGGTAAGSIAEAVKDADVIITMVPASPQVEAIAYGPEGILENARSGALIIDMSSITPQTSVDLAKNAAEKGLRVLDAPVSGGEAGAIEAVLSIMVGGEKADFDAALPILEALGKTIVLCGPHGSGQTVKAANQLIVAVNIQACAEAVVFLEKSGVDLNAALDVLNGGLAGSTVLTRKKDNFLNRDFKPGFRIDLHHKDMGIVTDAARNVGAALPVGAVVAQLVASLRAQGDGGLDHSALLRAVERLSGQQV; via the coding sequence ATGAGCAACCTCCCCAGCATCGCGTGGATCGGACTCGGCATCATGGGCTCGCCCATGTCCGAGAACCTGATCAAGGCCGGCTACTCGGTCACCGGTTACACCCTGGAGCAGGACAAGCTGGACCGGCTGGCGAAGGCCGGCGGCACCGCGGCCGGCTCGATCGCCGAGGCCGTCAAGGACGCCGACGTGATCATCACGATGGTGCCCGCCTCCCCGCAGGTCGAGGCGATCGCCTACGGCCCCGAGGGCATCCTGGAGAACGCCAGGTCGGGCGCCCTGATCATCGACATGTCGTCGATCACCCCGCAGACCTCCGTGGACCTCGCGAAGAACGCCGCCGAGAAGGGCCTGCGCGTCCTGGACGCCCCGGTCTCCGGCGGCGAGGCCGGCGCCATCGAGGCCGTGCTGTCGATCATGGTGGGTGGCGAGAAGGCCGACTTCGACGCGGCCCTGCCGATCCTCGAGGCCCTCGGCAAGACCATCGTCCTGTGCGGCCCGCACGGCTCCGGCCAGACGGTGAAGGCGGCCAACCAGCTCATCGTCGCCGTCAACATCCAGGCGTGCGCCGAGGCCGTGGTCTTCCTGGAGAAGTCCGGCGTGGACCTGAACGCCGCCCTCGACGTCCTCAACGGCGGTCTGGCCGGCTCCACGGTCCTGACCCGCAAGAAGGACAACTTCCTGAACCGGGACTTCAAGCCCGGCTTCCGGATCGACCTGCACCACAAGGACATGGGCATCGTCACCGACGCCGCCCGCAACGTCGGCGCGGCCCTCCCGGTCGGCGCCGTGGTCGCCCAGCTCGTCGCCTCCCTGCGCGCCCAGGGCGACGGCGGCCTGGACCACTCGGCCCTGCTGCGCGCCGTCGAGCGCCTCTCCGGCCAGCAGGTCTGA
- a CDS encoding helix-turn-helix domain-containing protein has translation MGAELLGPEQAEADDVVLAWEGEDVLAVRLPQLSESLDHILAAMERRHGMPLAELDRKSKQEVVRILEARGAFSVRHGVETVAGALGVSRFTVYNYLNRETALNREKAPKDS, from the coding sequence ATGGGCGCCGAGCTGCTCGGCCCCGAGCAGGCCGAGGCGGACGACGTCGTCCTCGCCTGGGAGGGCGAGGACGTGCTCGCGGTACGGCTGCCGCAGCTGTCCGAATCCCTCGACCACATTCTGGCCGCCATGGAACGGCGGCACGGGATGCCGCTCGCCGAGCTCGACCGCAAGAGCAAGCAGGAGGTGGTCCGGATCCTGGAGGCACGCGGTGCCTTCTCGGTCCGCCACGGGGTCGAGACGGTGGCCGGCGCCCTGGGTGTCAGCCGCTTCACCGTGTACAACTACCTGAACCGGGAGACCGCCCTGAACAGGGAAAAAGCCCCGAAGGACAGCTAG
- a CDS encoding TIM barrel protein gives MGYTDQRFDVNLSILFTELPLLERPAAAAAAGFTAVELWWPWIDTATPDQSELDALKKALEDAGTQLVGLNFYAGQLPGPDRGAVSVPGEESDRFRANIDVAADFAASVGCKALNALYGNRVEGVDPAVQDELALENLVLAARAADRVGAILLIETLNKPESPLYPLVSAPSAIEIVDKVNAATGLGNAKFLLDIYHLSMNGENVSEVIAAYADRTGHVQIADMPGRGAPGTGELPLEQLLDELKKAGYDGWVGLEYKAADAAASFGWLPEEARAAK, from the coding sequence ATGGGATACACGGACCAGCGCTTCGATGTGAACCTGTCGATCCTCTTCACGGAACTCCCGCTCCTGGAGCGCCCCGCGGCCGCCGCCGCGGCGGGCTTCACCGCGGTCGAGCTGTGGTGGCCCTGGATCGACACCGCCACCCCCGACCAGAGCGAGCTCGACGCCCTCAAGAAGGCTCTGGAGGACGCCGGCACCCAGCTGGTGGGCCTGAACTTCTACGCCGGACAGCTCCCCGGCCCGGACCGCGGCGCGGTCTCGGTGCCCGGTGAGGAGTCGGACCGCTTCCGGGCCAACATCGACGTCGCCGCGGACTTCGCCGCCTCGGTGGGCTGCAAGGCGCTCAACGCGCTCTACGGCAACCGCGTCGAGGGCGTGGACCCGGCCGTCCAGGACGAGCTCGCCCTGGAGAACCTGGTGCTCGCGGCCCGCGCCGCCGACCGGGTCGGCGCGATCCTCCTGATCGAGACCCTCAACAAGCCGGAGTCGCCGCTCTACCCGCTGGTGAGCGCCCCCTCCGCGATCGAGATCGTCGACAAGGTCAACGCGGCCACCGGACTCGGCAACGCCAAGTTCCTGCTCGACATCTACCACCTGTCGATGAACGGCGAGAACGTCAGCGAGGTCATCGCGGCGTACGCCGACCGGACCGGCCACGTCCAGATCGCCGACATGCCGGGTCGCGGCGCGCCGGGCACCGGCGAGCTCCCGCTCGAGCAGCTGCTCGACGAGCTGAAGAAGGCCGGTTACGACGGCTGGGTCGGCCTGGAGTACAAGGCCGCCGACGCCGCCGCCTCCTTCGGATGGTTGCCGGAAGAGGCCCGCGCGGCCAAGTAA
- the uraH gene encoding hydroxyisourate hydrolase: MSTDTTASVSTHILDTSIGRPAEGVAVTLAARAGSDAEWVALGGSATDADGRCKDLPALPEGTTHVRLDFQTEAYFLSKQNQQAEAQQDAPANRDSGAPVAFFPEVAITFAVVPGEHYHVPLLLNPFGYSVYRGS; this comes from the coding sequence ATGAGCACCGACACGACCGCCTCGGTGTCCACCCACATCCTGGACACCAGCATCGGCCGGCCGGCCGAGGGCGTGGCCGTCACGCTCGCGGCCCGCGCCGGCTCCGACGCCGAGTGGGTCGCCCTGGGCGGGTCCGCCACCGACGCGGACGGGCGCTGCAAGGACCTCCCGGCCCTGCCGGAGGGCACGACCCACGTACGGCTCGACTTCCAGACCGAGGCGTACTTCCTGAGCAAGCAGAACCAGCAAGCCGAGGCGCAGCAGGACGCCCCCGCGAATCGGGACAGTGGTGCTCCGGTCGCGTTCTTCCCGGAGGTGGCGATCACGTTCGCCGTCGTGCCGGGTGAGCACTACCACGTACCGCTGCTGCTCAACCCGTTCGGCTACTCCGTTTACCGAGGGAGCTAG